The DNA region AACTAAATACTCAGAAAAACGAACCCCACTAAAATCTGGGGGTATCTCACGTCATCCGGAAGTGTAAGTATTAAGTAAAAACGCTACACTGAATGTCACCTGGAAGTCCGAAGTAAATGCTCCGCAGAGGAAAAAATTCATTGCATTTCTATGCGCATGTCAATAACACTTTGGGTTATAATTCGTATGATAATATGCCTTATTGTGTGGTAAGGGTGTTATATTGGAATTTCAATCTGTGTCACTCCCATATTAACAATACAGATGAATACGCCTTTCTGGAAAAAAGGTTAATttgttatatttgccactggacgttaagcaaacactCAGTCATAGAATTGTCAAAATGATCACCaaatataaattagaccgttggttttcccgtttgaatggttttatactagtaattttggggccctttatagcttcttgttcggtgtgagccaaggcttcgtcttgaaggccgtaccttgacctataatggtttacttttataagttgttGCTTggatggatatttgtctcattggcactcataccacatctttctatatctacgTATATATATCTAGAATAAAAGTCTTTTTCATCCCAAATGATAtcttcaaacaaataaaaataacttcTAGCTATGTTTGTTAAtttaatctgagactactataaatgtgttatagtagtctcagatttaaTGCAATTTTTATCATGTTGATGGTTTTGTAGTATGAGGTGAAAGTTGTCGGTTTAACCATGTCAGTATAATCCTTTCGGATCTGTCTGCCTGGAACTTCAAGAGCCGGTATACGTTTATAATATTTCTTGGATGAAGTATCATTAGTATAGAATTTGATGGTACTAAAGTTATACGATACTTACGTATTATCGAAGGACGTCATACGCAATTGATCATATTTATATCGAAAACTAAGTATGATCCCCGTTTTCCCTTGATTTGTTTGAGATCTCGCCACTAATCATTTTACCGATCATCATAATATGCTACTGTGATTACTgatctatttttaatttatttacctGCAACCTTGCTCATCACAGATATTCTGCATCATATAACTTTTCTGCTAATCTCGCCTGATttcttattacaaaaaaaaaaaatattaatgatatgcaaatttataacaaatatttgttcagcTGGCGTGGTCAAGTGGATACTTCGTCACCCGATTAGCTCAGTCGGCAGAGCATGAGACTTTTCACATCTCAGGTCGTGGGTTCGAGCCCCACTCAGGGCATGCGATTTTGATTGTTTCCATTGACACAGTCCAGCTTTTTGAGATAATTGGGTACATTATCGAATGAAAACAAGCATTACAATACATTTATGCATATCAGTCTAATCATGGATGTAAAAATGACAATTGATTCTTCCATGGTTCAATCAATGTGAATAGTCATGACTTTGTATTAAGTATTAGCAACAAACGACAGTATTAAAATTAGGATCATATGAGAGCGAAAACATCGCATTTATTCgcatttattacatttatttataagGAACAATAATTAAGATACTATAATGATActgtttaatttttatacgaccgcaaaaattgaaaaaattttggtcgtatattggtatgacgttggcgtcgtcgtcgtcgtcatcgtccgaagacatttggttttcgcactataactttagtatttataagtaaatagaaatctatgaaatttaaacagaaTGTTAATGACCTTAAAAgggaggttgggattgattttgggagttttggtctcaacagtttcggaattaggggccaaaaagagcccaaataagcatttttcttggttttcgcacaataactttagtacaagtaaacagaaatctatgaaattttaacataatgtttatgaccacaaaaggaaggttgggattgattttggaagtttggtcccaacagtttaggaattaggggccaaaagggtccaaaattaaactttgtttgatttcatcaaaaaatgaaatattggggttctttgacatgccaaatctaactgtgtatttagattcctaatttttggtccagttttcaaattgttctacattaaggtccaaagggtccaaaattaaatttagtttgattttaacaaaaaattaattcttggggttctttgatatgctgaatctaaacatatacttagattttttattatgggcccagttttcaagttggtccaaatcggggtccaaagttaaactttctgtgatttcaacaaaaattgaataaatgggatTCTTcaatatgctaaatctaacctaaaccatgtatttagatattTAATATTTGGGCCGGGTTATCAAACTGGtacacattgaggtctaaagggtctaaattgaacattatttgatttcatcaaaaatttaattcttggagTTCtatgatatgccgaatctaaccatgtattcagattttggatattggaccataataggtaaatgtctaatttaaaaaattttagtttttaagtttaagttcttagaccacattcattctgtgtcagaaacctatgttgtgtcaactattttatcacaatccgtcaactatttaatcacaatccaaattcagagctgtatcaagcttaaatattgtgtccatacttgccccaactgttcagggttcgacctctgcggtcgtataaaactgcgccctgtggagcatctggttaagaTTAGAAATAGTGTCGTCAATATAATAAATTCAATTCATGAATGTAAGTAGACCTCTATGATTCCAAAAGAAGATCCTGAATTTATTGTGCCCTTGAAGTTTGTTTCAAACAAGGATGTGTATAGTAAACAAATCCTTGGTTCAAATCAGGTCGTCAAATGATCATGCatgactttttatttaaaatgttcgGTAATTTTTACTTCATAGACTATAAGAGAAAAATGTAGACACTTGTAACCTGCCACCAAAGTAAGATTGTGTTTACgataaaagaaatagaaaaaacatggttttttttaagataaaacagaataaaaaaggGGGTTACTCCAACCCTGTAGTGGCGGATCCAAGGAGAGGGTtcctggggttggaaccccctctttttttgacgatcaatgcatttgaatggggacatatagttggaacacgcCCCCCTTTGTTGTCCTGGGTTGGAAacaaccccccttttaaaatggctggatccgcccctgccctAGTATCCTATTCCAACTCCAGGCATATCAGTGCATGTTCATATATCTCCGTTGTGGTAGAACTTAGAAATAATTCATCCATGCATATTTGAATTAGTCCTTTTCCCGAATGCGTTTTGCCTCCAAGGTGTAAATGGGGGAAATCAGCAATTTCAGTTTGATTTCAGGCTTATTCCTCTCAGTTAACATGTATACGCTATTGTTCTGGAGACACTCCTCTAGAAATTTGTTTTGATGCAATCACATTCTCTCTATGAAACTTATTCTTGTTCATTAAAGGAACTATGTTGTCCAATTGTTAACTTACAtagtataaataataatttaacgGCTGTGCGACCGAACATAAATTTAATAAAGAAATCTTTCGCATATACTTTTGAATAAActacaatatgaaataaaatgttgtggAAATCCGGGcgcttttaaaagaaaatgtatagATTTCTTGACTGTGAATGCTATATAACAACTCACTCATATATAATAATgcttttgtattttatgtatatatatttattattttaattatttttccacAGACAATGTATAGTTAGCATTAATATTGCATCTATATAATATGTTCAAAATTGTAAGCTTTGCAATAAGTGGACTGTTTGTGAGGGCTTCAAGATAGATTAGTTCTATGGCATGCATACGTTTTTCCCACTTAGAATCATTTACAGATTTGTTTTTCAGTTTTGTACTATTGTCGATTATAAACCGAAACACCCTTTTCGTATGAAATGTACAATTTTGTATAGTCTTTGTTAAAGCAGATATCCCTAAAGGGTCGACTCAAATCTTCTTTTACAACTATGTCGCTGAACGTTCCATCCGGTTTTAGTCTACACACACCTTGATTTTGGACAACGACGTACACGTATCCTTGACTATCTATTGCTATTCCATTTGGACTCTTGTTGTCTGGcggtttaaaagtaaaaatgttttCACCATCGATTCTAGTACAATACACGACTTCACTGTCACTGTGATAAATGTTTCCAATTTTGTCTAATGTAATGTACCTTGgtgttgattcattattattcattttgataGATCGAATATGTCTGCCATTGAGATCCAGAACTTTTATGTTTCCTTTCGTGCCGACAAAGATGTTTTCATTTGAAGCAGCAACACCTGCTTCTTTGCATCCCTCAATCGAAATTTCGTTTAATACTATGGAAGTGTTAAAATCTACAAATTGAAATGTATCTTTTTTTGACGATGTTATTATTACTCTGTTGTGGGCCGGAACTGAAACAATTTGCCATGGTACAATTCTGATTTCCATTTCGTAATTGAACTTTTCATTATTGTCAAACACCTTTATTGAATGACCCAAAAAAGAATTAGCAGTCGAAATAATAAGTTCGTTGCTATGATTTACTGTTATTCCTTCAACACTATCATATACATCCAAGGACATGGTAACACCTTGCTTCTCAATGAAGACCGGTAAAATTTGTTGTTGTACAATTGGAATTTGAGACTGTCGCTTCTTTCTCTGAATAAATTTTTTCGAAGCGGGTACTTCAATGGTGTCAATTGTTCCGATAGACATGATAGACATAATACTTTGTTTTggtaaatttgtatttaatttaattGACGAATTAATTGTCTGCTTTGTAATTGTACTTATTCTTTGTTCAAGATCGGCCAGAACAGTTTTGTACGCATGAACAGCAAGAAAGGCTTGTTTTTCAGATCCATGTGTATCCACTATATCAAAcgtgtcttttttttctttcgcgATTCTTCCAATATCTTGTAATTCAGTGATCGTCACCTTtgcattgtttaatattttttcttttttctgctTTAAGTCCTCGAGCAGTGTTTTTTCTAGAGATTCAATGTGACTTATTGCTTCTTCTTTCACTTTCCTAATTTCAtctttaaccaaatttgcttctTTTTCAATACTTTCAATCAAGGTGTGTCTGTCCTCTTTAATGGTAGGTATTGTCATTAAAACATGTTCTATGAGTTCGACAGCATCTATAAATGACTGAGAACTTTGTATGCCTTTAGATGCTATGTCAACTGACATAATTTTCTGACAAGAACGATGTGATTCTACTTGACATTCCTTGCAACAAAGACTATCATGGTCAATACAAAAGTACTCAAATGGCAAATTCTCGTGTTCTGAGCACCGTTGATCCgagatatttatatttataggctttatgttaatatttaaaagttcGTGGCTGCGGGAAATTTTCTGAACGCGATGGTGTTCCGTGCATTCTAAACATAACGCTTCTTCACAAATGACACACCAATGAGTCGGCGTGTTGTTCTTGTCTCGTGCTCTGCATGGCTCACACTGAGAGTTTTCCATTATCTAAAATAAGAGAAACCTGTTAGTGTCATTTTCTATAGAAACAAATCTGTTATTTTCCCAAAATACATATAGTTTAACTGGCATAAGCCAAGATCTCTTGTCAGTGTTAATTCATTCAATATAATGAATAATGAGCTAAAGATGCAATTTGCTGGTGATATCGTTAACATTTACGAAATTTTTGTTTATAAGAATAGACAAAAGTCTAACAGGCTGTGGCTTTGTCTACGTAcgtgaacatttattttttttcttatttcttaaagAGACTGTTTTCATATCAGTGAATTCTAGCTTCTGCAATATAAAAGCTCCACCCGTACTATACGTTTCCAGAGGTGTGTATGACTAAGTACATACAATAAATTTCgataatatatatttcaaaccACATAGTTCATAAGCATAGCTATAACTAAGTCAATACGTAAAGTGTTCGGCTAGTTTTGTTATCAAATGAAAGGTTAAGGACTTGGTATTACTGTAGAGACCTTGTTATTATTTccatttgaataattaaaaaagatatgaaatcaaaataaaaggGCATAGTTTCCTTCCTACTAATATCAGAAGTACctgtttttataaaataagaagatgtgatttgatgacaaatgagacaactatccacaagagaccaattgactgaaaaattaacaactacaggctTTCAACattaagcaaagcccatacagtcTATAACGTAAGACCACCATGTATCATTAGTAAAGTTGAAACGGAATATTTGTTAACAAGATCTTccgataaactttttttttttaaaagaaaagatgtACATTGATATAACCCTGGTTCACTAACTTTCTGCCAAGacatgaactatttgtggattcttatgaATTCTattgtgacgtatataatttcctgacgtcagacacgcgaatcaatgaatgtgtttgtatatagatgtttttatgttatgttaaattgttccttttaaaattgttacacgatgatgactaagggacccatattttgactatattatttattatttctttttagttcacgcatcaatgtaaatattacGAAATtggatgagactgtcaacaaagtgagagtgttagcgccataaaaccaggtttaatccattttctacatttgaaaatggctgtaccaagtcaggaatatgacagttattgtccattcgttttcctctgagttcagtattttttatgattttactttacaCTGCTGACGTTTTGTTAAGTCTGAATAGCAGCTGCTGGCTCATGAATATCGTATTAGTTGCAAAATGTATTCTctatatgggtcattttaaaaacattttgaaattgaaaaatttattaaaagctacttattcaaacaaccctctatgtaggcaaatcaaaacaaacagtacttaaagaacaacatattaaaagatgcaatcttaataatgtcaaataagaaaatatatatacgtggtacaatattttgtctctcctgttaccattttcaaaagaaattttgggttattaagaaaacgtttagataaaattttaagcttgttttacgtaggcTATTAGATAATTTTccagagaataaacttctatatatattcattctgtataATAATAGATTACTTGCaaattttccaggttgtactgaaaaaggCCTCTAAAAATTgattttcaaaggttgtaaaaattacccccagtaatgcaagtctaagatagcaattcatattgttcggcatttttttctctcataagttagtttacttttccctttatttcattggtaacaggaacgtacgtttatGATATATCCCTATATAAAAGTCCATCCTGTTTAAGTTACCTTtctgtctatcctgttaccgatatcagtattgcacctgcatatgcttaattgggaagaataagacgttaaaattttaagattagttcaaacaacaaaatttttcattcgttttgcaACTGTATGTTAAGATAAAAAGTTTAATGACGTTTCTGTCTACAATTGCCTATCCTGTTACTGTAGCCATAGTAACAGGATATaaataacaggatagacaaatttcttcatttttgaatgctgttgtgaaataactacacCCTTTGGTGAAGTGCATATGGTTTTCtgttgtgaatttggtttccaacacgttattgcttTTTTTACAAGTATACTGTTCGTGTAATTAATAAAAGCTGTTGGTAACAGCATAGGCATGAAAAAAAGTaccctctatttttttttcactaaatgttaaaatttcttttctctacactgtcgttcaagaaacgtgGCGTTTAAAATGTAAAggttactttgcacttttgaaataAACATTGACTGATTCAATATTTAGAGGGAGAACAATTAAACGGCTGATtaaagtagcggtaacaggatggaCATGAACTTCCCGTACGCTGAtagaatttagtttgtagataatatgttacatataaTGATAAAGAAACTACGATTTTTTGTTAGAGGAATTATTAAAGATCTttaaaagtcccttttgcagatatcaaggcgatcagaaaatctggaaaaattatttgaaatgtgtttttttcggacactgtacgcacacaaatacccccaaaatcggatttaaatcaatatcttatcaaaatagatgtataTCGTGTTTATTATCAATGTTCTGTATCATAAATCTGACAAGGTTTCATTTAAACCAGTACAACTTAAATTTTCATTAGAAATACAAATTtaagcatgggtgtactgaaaattcgacattttttttaaatgacccataTATAGGTGGAATAGGTATTTTACTACTTAAGTGGGGGAAATATGTAATTTCAAAATTAGAATCGGTTCAATTATCATAGATTCCCGTACTGAGATGATTGCtcatgtcaaattcgaggtaaaaaattaaacataagGTGGAAACCGTgaatgttttttctttaatttttagttctGGTAGAAAAAGTATTAAAACGTAATCAGAAAAGTTAGGATTGTTGATAGAAAGAACATCATCagtatatctgaatgtgaaattacaGGATCAGGCTGCTTTGATAAATTGCTTTTGACAAGTGTCAGAAGAAAAAAACGACtcatatacaaataagaagaggTCGCTAGAAGGgacgcacagttcgttcccataggactGCCGATATTGTTTTTGAAACATCTCCCATCAGATTCAACAAGTATACTGTAAACCAAAAATAATCCTCCACTTGTTCCTTGGTATAGCATGATTTACCTTTTTGTGCATTACATGCAAGTACTCACAAAATACCAAATGTATGCCATATGGTATTACAAAATAgtatttatagcgtatgctaccattttcaTATTGAAAAACATTGCGGTTTATTccatttaaaagatttttcaatttcacgtCGGGGATGGTggtataaaggaaaaaaaatcaaaagaatgtatttcagaaaaagatcgaattttctaagaaattagttgtagtttttttttaatccacgTATGGTTAATTCTACTACGCGAGTTTCATAGTATTTATGACGTTTTACGTTAACTGCAGACAGTTTATTAGTCAGTCTGTTGGAAATTCCTTTGTAGAACATGCAGATGAGTCGGTTATTATGTATCGTTTTTCGTAAGGAATTTGTGAACCATAGCCATttaatacaaacaaggtaagacAACAGATTTGCTGTTAAAACTATTGTTCATTGAAGCTATGGATAAAGTATGCTTCGCCATAATTtaatccttgtcaaatgatatattTTGTATGTGGGCTTACCTTAGGAGTGCTCATTTAACTATTTTACAAGACACACGTGGTACGGTTTACATAAttaaacaatgttaaacaatAAGAGGTAATgtatagttttgacatgaaatgatTGCAACTTTTATTAACAAGAAAGACATCAGTAGCAtatcgctgttcaatagtcatagtTCGATTGAGAAATACAATTCCGATGTACAcactaaaaccgaggaaacatatcaactataagaggaaaacaacgaaataacagaatTAATTGACTATAACATAAGCAAACGCCCACATACATAGTAACGGACAGAAGATAATAACTaccatattccggacttggtaaaggacattcGAGGAAGAAATggaggattgaacctggtttattgGCTAACGAAACATTCCTCTTATATAAGAATGTTAAAAAAGTCTCAGATTCatgctttttcttttaaattatatacgATTAATCGAGAAAGGACATTTAATGCCCAACAGAATATATTACGTTCAAAGTAATAAGTTTACAATCTATTTGATTTCAGCATAAGTGTTTAATGAATTTTGTGAGAGTTCTATTTTATTTCTATGCTCAAAAGAAGAAAGTTCGATGATTGTGTTTATCATTTGTAGTTATCACACAGAAGGGCAACATATGTTTTCTCAAATTCGATAACCATATTGAAAAGACTAAAAAATATTAAAGCACATTTTGCTCAgtgaaaatgtataaatacattAAAGACAGTTATTGAGATTGTGTAGAATTAAATGCTATTTTGGTATAGAAAATGATCAGTTACAATACTATTCATCTAGTTTTATTATCATTTACAACCAATTCTAACATAAACATACCTCAATTTATTCTTACTTTAAATATGGCTACCCGGAAGGTTTATGCGTATCTAGTCTCAGACACATATTTAAATATAgctctactttgaaaaataaagcggctggatgatcgagactaATGCGTATCTAACAACAATATGATCACctgatcaaatatttcaaacccAAACAGTAGCTTTCCAAAAACCTTGGTTTGCCGCAGAGCatcagataagctgcgtatttgcgtgatcacgcaataaaaataattgaaattttttgTTATACCTTCTTAAGAAAATATCTGGAGCTGTATTAATGAAACACGGATCTTACACTTAAACATGTGTTTGACTTCATGTCGAATATTGTATTGCTTGAAATTCAGATAACTTTCCtgagaaatatataaaataagttaTAAACCAAATCATAATTCGTTACATTTAAATTATCAACATATGATGTGTAGTATACAATGTGTAAATCTTTTGCTTCTAAATGCGTCAGACTAAATAGGATATAGTTTGTCTTTATTGGAAACCATTGTATTCATCTTGCTGCTGATGAATATATTATCCTTGAACAATATGTTCCAATGGTAACGGACCTGACATTTAACGACTGTTCATGTAAACAATAAACCATCAAAGATAACAGGAGCTAGACGCGCGatttgtctacaaaagaatcatcagtgacgctcgactaaaaaaagttaaaaaggtcaaataaagtacgaagttgaatggCATTGACGACTAAAAATACTTGAAGTTTTGCCAActcagctaaagtaatctattcatgaggaagtaaagccttagtatttcaaaaattctaagttttgttaacagttgatttataattatgaccatagcaatgataattcatgtaaaCATATAACTAATGGGCTGGCAATACCCTCAGGGAATAAAGAAATTCACCAGCGGTGGCATCGACCcatgttgtaaataaactcattatagataccaagattgaaattttatattacagCATTCATACTTAactattttaaaactaatcataAAATAGTTCAAACTGATAAATATGATGATTAAAGATGAAAAACTTGGCCTATTGTTAATTATCTAGGTATTAAGTCGAGCAAAGTAACAGTAATAAATGTATGttaaatttggaactttttttctaattcatcCCAAAATTCCAGTTTATAAACGTTAGTCAAAGTAATAGCACAAAGACCTTCtgttggtaattttttttattattcatactGTAGAGCAGTTATGTAACAGTTAAACTTAAGAACAATCTAGAAAATGGCTTACCTCACCAAAACGACCAAAGCAgaaaaaacatctaacaaaacaAAGGCTGAACTTGGCAGAGTATTTTATCCCCATCACAAAAATGACAATAAGTACATGGGATTCTCGAAGTTACTTACACCTAGATAAAAGTCACTTACAACTAATAAACACTCATGCATCTACGAATTTTGTCTTTCTTTCCttattattacaattaaattTGGAAAAAAGTATACGAAACTAGAACAAGTTTCACCAGGTCACTGTGTGATCATGGGATACACGTTCTAGCTTTTGTCTAAAAGTATATCTATACATGTGTCAAAACAAATATCCTGAAAATGTCATCATTTTCTTCCTTTCATGACTATGTCGGTAAAAGATCAATATCCTACATACTCCTTTTTGTTGACAACTACGTATGCATGATCGTGATTGTCTTTCGATATTCCGTAAAGCATATTATTGTTCAGCGGGGTTTGTATGTGAAAAAGCAATACCATCGATTCAAATACAGGAGAGATATGTTGTGGGTGTAAAAGATGTTTCTAATTCTGTACACTACAAGGTTCTTTATATATGGTATTGACGCTCTCTAGTCCACTCGCCCAtctacacaggcaaattttgttcaCGTGAAATTAAcgttaaattaacgtaaatttcacgtgaaaaaattcacgtgaatttcacgttaATCGAGCTTATACGCGTAATTCACGTGAAATATttaacgtgaatttcacgtgaaaaatttacgtgaatttcacgtgaaagcttaattcacgtgaatttcacgt from Mytilus edulis unplaced genomic scaffold, xbMytEdul2.2 SCAFFOLD_1373, whole genome shotgun sequence includes:
- the LOC139509398 gene encoding uncharacterized protein, whose protein sequence is MENSQCEPCRARDKNNTPTHWCVICEEALCLECTEHHRVQKISRSHELLNINIKPININISDQRCSEHENLPFEYFCIDHDSLCCKECQVESHRSCQKIMSVDIASKGIQSSQSFIDAVELIEHVLMTIPTIKEDRHTLIESIEKEANLVKDEIRKVKEEAISHIESLEKTLLEDLKQKKEKILNNAKVTITELQDIGRIAKEKKDTFDIVDTHGSEKQAFLAVHAYKTVLADLEQRISTITKQTINSSIKLNTNLPKQSIMSIMSIGTIDTIEVPASKKFIQRKKRQSQIPIVQQQILPVFIEKQGVTMSLDVYDSVEGITVNHSNELIISTANSFLGHSIKVFDNNEKFNYEMEIRIVPWQIVSVPAHNRVIITSSKKDTFQFVDFNTSIVLNEISIEGCKEAGVAASNENIFVGTKGNIKVLDLNGRHIRSIKMNNNESTPRYITLDKIGNIYHSDSEVVYCTRIDGENIFTFKPPDNKSPNGIAIDSQGYVYVVVQNQGVCRLKPDGTFSDIVVKEDLSRPFRDICFNKDYTKLYISYEKGVSVYNRQ